The following proteins are co-located in the Synechocystis sp. PCC 6714 genome:
- a CDS encoding site-specific integrase, whose product MKINRQGQAKVLTEQELHDLFTVGLLTPRDRLLFGICLYTGCRIGEACSLAWADVTSDAMTFRIEKTKTKSSRTVAISPALQALFDQYRQGQQFVRFPSAYVFRGKRAGSHLHPSMAHKILKAATDRIGVRGVSTHSFRRTALTMMCRKGINLRVIQKISGHKNLNVLSHYLEVSEQEKEQALSTISF is encoded by the coding sequence ATGAAAATTAACCGCCAGGGGCAAGCAAAGGTATTAACTGAGCAGGAACTGCATGACCTATTCACCGTTGGCTTGCTCACTCCCCGCGATCGCCTTCTATTTGGTATTTGTCTTTATACTGGTTGCCGCATTGGGGAAGCTTGTTCTCTTGCTTGGGCTGATGTCACCAGCGATGCCATGACTTTCCGCATTGAAAAAACTAAAACCAAGTCCAGTCGGACTGTGGCCATTTCCCCAGCATTGCAAGCTCTTTTTGATCAGTACCGGCAAGGCCAACAATTTGTTAGATTTCCCTCTGCCTATGTGTTTCGGGGCAAACGGGCGGGGTCACACCTTCATCCTTCCATGGCCCACAAGATTTTGAAAGCGGCAACGGATAGAATTGGAGTGAGGGGAGTATCGACCCATTCTTTCCGTCGCACTGCATTAACTATGATGTGTCGCAAGGGCATTAATTTGCGGGTTATTCAGAAGATTAGTGGTCACAAGAATTTGAATGTGTTGTCCCATTATCTGGAGGTTTCTGAACAGGAGAAGGAGCAGGCCCTATCTACAATCTCGTTTTAG
- a CDS encoding excalibur calcium-binding domain-containing protein, translated as MIELFLVLAKTPPAQCHPSYPDLCLPIGRDVDCSDIPDNKKPVRITGKDDHRLDRDKDGWGCELKDGDRQ; from the coding sequence ATGATTGAATTATTTTTGGTGTTGGCCAAAACCCCACCGGCCCAATGCCATCCCAGTTACCCTGACCTTTGCTTACCCATTGGCCGGGACGTTGATTGCTCTGATATTCCCGACAACAAAAAGCCAGTCAGGATTACTGGCAAAGATGACCACCGCCTTGATAGGGATAAAGATGGTTGGGGTTGTGAGCTTAAGGACGGCGATCGCCAATAA